One part of the Caldisericia bacterium genome encodes these proteins:
- a CDS encoding glycosyltransferase, with protein MIINSTIFTLILVFIGLYYLFLYLISFQYKRPLNSGQDDYFYFILIPAKNEEKVIKRTIENFLKLENQNFRIIILNDKSIDRTREIVFSYLNKDNRLVLLDRISFNDKSGKGTVLNFGLSQILFSLRHNFLESLNLDENFYEKYNYNNIIIGVFDADAIPHQNIFNRISDYFKNFDIDAVQTMIRIYNRDNNLLSKMQDIEFLGFSQIIQKGRSILGSVGMGGNGQFTKLSSLLKLGDSPWGYTLTEDLELGLKFISYGMKLGYADDIITEQEGVENLLSLIRQRSRWLQGHLSNWIYIPKIIFSKSKFFTKLDSIFYLTFVSTIFIVFLSIFLSIFGFFKVIYVKNYILNYFYSINTIVGFLVLILFSFIFIPIFLTGINGFYKINLLKKYILILIFAFYTYIWLPSFLLAIIKLIFNIKKWVKTERYAIEEIHNLNIIKSYENDRRAYPRIYLNFITKIDNKPIMVLDYSNGGLGILTKPDSFTDNNINISIHELNIYRKGQIVYKYTINNNLVRLGIKFI; from the coding sequence ATGATTATAAATTCAACAATTTTTACATTGATTTTAGTTTTTATAGGATTGTATTATTTATTTCTTTATCTCATATCCTTTCAATATAAGAGACCTTTAAATAGTGGTCAAGATGATTATTTTTATTTTATTTTAATTCCAGCAAAAAATGAAGAAAAAGTTATTAAAAGAACCATTGAGAATTTTTTAAAATTAGAAAATCAAAACTTTAGAATTATTATTTTAAATGATAAATCAATTGACAGAACAAGAGAAATTGTTTTTTCGTATTTAAACAAAGATAATAGACTAGTTTTATTAGATAGAATTAGTTTCAATGACAAATCTGGCAAAGGAACTGTTTTAAATTTTGGATTAAGTCAAATTCTTTTTTCATTAAGACACAATTTTTTAGAGTCATTAAATTTAGATGAGAATTTTTATGAGAAATATAATTATAATAACATTATTATAGGAGTTTTTGATGCAGATGCTATACCACATCAAAATATTTTTAATAGAATAAGTGATTATTTTAAAAATTTTGATATAGATGCTGTTCAAACTATGATTAGAATTTATAATAGGGATAATAATTTATTATCAAAAATGCAAGATATAGAATTTTTAGGTTTTAGCCAAATAATTCAGAAAGGTAGATCTATTTTGGGAAGTGTTGGAATGGGAGGAAATGGTCAATTTACAAAATTATCTTCTCTTCTTAAATTAGGCGATTCACCTTGGGGATATACATTAACTGAAGATTTAGAATTAGGTTTAAAATTTATTTCTTATGGTATGAAATTAGGTTATGCAGATGATATAATAACTGAACAGGAGGGTGTTGAAAATTTATTATCTTTAATAAGACAAAGAAGCAGATGGTTACAAGGTCATTTATCTAATTGGATATATATACCAAAGATTATATTTTCAAAATCTAAATTTTTTACAAAATTAGATTCAATATTTTATTTAACATTTGTATCTACAATTTTTATTGTCTTTTTAAGCATTTTTTTATCTATTTTTGGTTTTTTTAAAGTTATATATGTAAAAAATTATATTTTAAATTATTTTTACAGTATTAATACAATAGTTGGATTTTTGGTTTTAATTTTATTTTCATTTATATTTATACCTATATTTTTAACTGGTATAAACGGTTTCTATAAAATTAATTTACTTAAAAAATATATATTAATTTTAATTTTTGCATTTTATACATATATTTGGTTACCTAGTTTTTTGTTGGCAATAATTAAATTAATTTTTAATATAAAAAAATGGGTTAAAACAGAAAGGTATGCTATTGAGGAAATTCACAATTTAAATATCATTAAAAGTTACGAGAATGATAGAAGAGCATATCCAAGAATTTATTTAAATTTTATTACAAAAATTGATAATAAACCTATTATGGTATTAGATTATAGTAATGGTGGATTAGGAATTTTAACTAAACCAGATTCATTTACTGATAATAATATTAATATTTCGATCCATGAATTAAATATTTATAGAAAGGGACAAATAGTATATAAATACACTATAAATAATAATTTAGTAAGATTAGGCATAAAATTCATATAA
- a CDS encoding WecB/TagA/CpsF family glycosyltransferase, producing the protein MKKFLGYNLYPLTFEETKEKIISFLKEDKKRIITPINPEKIVRSLNDNKLKEILENSDLLLPDGYGIVIASKILGIGIKERITGIDMFEALIEYGDKANLSIYFLGAKDESVKGVVERVKKEYRGVKIVGYHNGFFNTSDEVINDMRNKKIDFLFVAMGSPKQEYFIYDNLKYIDAKVFMGVGGSFDVFSGKIKRAPKLIRKLGLEWFYRFLLEPKKRFPRVLLLIKFIFIVLKEKFKIGKS; encoded by the coding sequence ATGAAGAAATTTTTAGGATATAATCTATATCCATTAACATTTGAAGAAACAAAAGAAAAAATAATTAGTTTCTTAAAAGAAGATAAAAAAAGGATAATTACACCAATTAATCCTGAAAAAATTGTTAGAAGTCTAAATGATAATAAATTGAAAGAAATATTAGAAAATTCAGATTTACTTTTACCTGATGGATATGGAATTGTTATAGCATCTAAAATTCTTGGAATTGGAATTAAGGAGAGAATTACAGGTATAGATATGTTTGAAGCGCTTATTGAATATGGAGATAAAGCAAATCTTTCAATATATTTTTTAGGCGCAAAGGATGAAAGTGTTAAAGGTGTTGTTGAAAGAGTAAAAAAAGAGTATAGAGGAGTTAAAATTGTAGGTTATCATAATGGTTTTTTTAATACTTCAGATGAAGTTATAAATGATATGAGAAATAAAAAAATAGATTTTTTATTTGTAGCAATGGGGAGTCCTAAACAAGAATATTTTATATATGATAATCTTAAATATATAGATGCAAAAGTTTTTATGGGAGTTGGTGGAAGTTTTGATGTTTTTTCTGGAAAAATAAAGAGAGCACCAAAATTAATTAGAAAATTGGGTCTGGAATGGTTTTATAGATTTTTACTAGAGCCAAAAAAAAGATTTCCAAGAGTTTTACTCCTCATTAAGTTTATTTTTATAGTTCTAAAGGAGAAATTTAAAATTGGAAAAAGTTGA